The nucleotide window AAGGAATACGTACTACTGTATTTAAATCAAGAATGCCTGAGTGAAGACCAGTGCGAAATAATTATTTCAGTCACTCTTCTCTCAGGCATCCAGGTCAATAACTGTAATCCGTCGTTATCAGATAATCAGCATGGCGTCGCCATAGCTGAAGAAACGGTATTTTTCTTTGATGGCCTGCTGATAAGCTTCCATGATCAGGTCGTATCCTGCAAACGCGCAGGTCATGATCAACAGACTTGTTTTCGGCAGGTGGAAGTTGGTCACCAACGCATTTGGAATCGCGAAATCGTAAGGAGGATGGATAAAGGTGTTGGTCCAGCCTTCTGCCGCTTTCAGGAGGTTCTGCGCCGTTACGGAAGATTCTACGGCACGTACGGAGGTAGTACCGATCGCGCAGATTCTGCGGTTTTCTTCCTTGGCTTTGTTCACCACTTTCACGGCATGTTCGTCGATGAGGAAATACTCAGCATCCATTTTGTGTTTGCTCAGGTCTTCCACTTCGATAGGACGGAAAGTGCCCAAACCAGTGTGCAGCGTTACTTCTGCAAATTTCACTCCTTTGATTTCCAGACGTTTGATCAACTCACGGCTGAAGTGCAGACCAGCAGTAGGTGCTGCCACAGCGCCTTCGTATTTGGCGTAAACGGTCTGATAACGTTCCTTGTCTTCTTCTTCCGGTTTACGTTTGATATACTTAGGCAGCGGTGTTTCACCCAGGGTGTCGAGCACCTGTTTGAACTCATCATCATTGCCTTCGAATAAGAAACGGATGGTACGGCCTCTTGAAGTAGTATTGTCAATCACTTCCGCTACCAGTGACTCGTCGTCACCAAAATACAATTTGTTGCCTACGCGGATCTTACGTGCCGGGTCAACAATTACGTCCCACAGGCGATTTTGCTTGTTCAGCTCACGCAGCAGGAAAACCTCAATTTTGGCTCCCGTCTTTTCCTTACGACCATATAACCTTGCAGGAAATACCTTGGTATTGTTCACAATCATCACATCCTTATCATTAAAATAACCCAGGATGTCTTTGAATACTTTGTGTTCAATTTTTCCGGTAACGCGATTTACCACCATTAAGCGTGATTCATCTCTTGTCTTGGAAGGGTGCTGTGCGATCAGGTTTAAAGGGAGATCGAATTTGAACTGTGATAGTTTCATATTACGGTATGAATAAAAAATTTTAGAGTCTGCAAAGGTACTGATTATTCCTTATTCCGTCAAAAAATGACCTATAATCATTATAATCAGTAACCTATATATTAAATCCCTTTAGGTATGGCTGAAATGAGCTGTTGTGTGTAAGGATGTTGCGGATGATTGTACACCTCGTCTGCCGGCCCCATCTCCACTATCTTTCCCTTCTGCATCACCATCATCCGGTCGCTGATAAAACGCACCACCGACAGATCATGCGAAATAAAAATACAGCTGAAGCCAAACTCTTCCCGCAACCGGATCAGCAGGTTCAGCACTTGCGCCTGTACACTCACATCCAGCGCCGCCACCGATTCATCACAGATAATAAACGATGGATCAACCGCCAGCGCCCTGGCTATCACCACCCGCTGACGTTGTCCACCGGAAAACTCATGCGGGTAGCGGTTAAAATGTTCCGGCAGCAGGTTCACCTTTTCCAGCAGCTCCATCACCTTTTCCCGCTGCAGCCGCTCATCGCCATAAAGCCCATGTACCTGCATCGGCTCCAGGATAGCCGCCCCTACTGACTTCCGCGGATTCAGGGAAGCATAAGGATCCTGAAAGATGAGCTGCATATCCTTACGCAGCGCCCGCATCCCTGCAGACGACAAACTCCGTAAGTCCTGCCCTTTATAAACAATACTCCCGCCGGTTGGTTCTATCAACCGTAAAAGAGATCTGCCCAGCGTGGTTTTGCCACATCCCGACTCTCCTACCAGTCCCAGCGTTTCCCCACTGACAACAGAAAAGCTGACATCATCTACCGCCTTGTACCATTCCAATACTTTACCGGTAATGCTTTTTTTCACCGGAAACCAGGTCTGCAGACCATGTACTTCCAGCAGAGGACTGGCAGCGGCCAGTTGCGCGTGCCGTGCCTGCTGAGCTGCTTCGCTCACCACCAGGGCATTCACCACTTCTGCTACGGCCCCGGCTTTCTCCTGTATACGGCCTTCGGCATCCGTTTCCATAAAATCACGGGTCACCGGCAGACGCGACAGCCGCTTGTCCAGCGGAGGCCGGCAGGCCAGCAGCCCCTTGGTATAAGGATGCTGCGGATGAAGAAATACCTGTTGAACCGGACCCTCTTCCACGATATTACCTTTATACATCACCACCACCCGCTCTGCCAGTTCAGCTACTACACCCAGATCGTGCGTGATAAACAATACACTCATGTCCATCTGTTGTTGCAGCTCTTTAAGCAGCAACAGGATGGCTTTCTGTACCGTCACGTCCAATGCGGTAGTAGGCTCGTCGGCAATCAACAGGCGGGG belongs to Chitinophaga sp. HK235 and includes:
- a CDS encoding ABC transporter ATP-binding protein — its product is MHSTRLEIQDMEVTFQAHDKTVKAVNQLNLSVGRGEIIGVVGESGSGKSVTSLSVMRLIQAPGKISHGKIIYHHADGRATDLVTLSDTAMRAYRGNEIAMIFQEPMTSLNPLHTCGAQVTEAIRLHKGVSSKEAREQAVALFTRVKLPNPATIMDRYPHELSGGQKQRVMIAMAISCEPRLLIADEPTTALDVTVQKAILLLLKELQQQMDMSVLFITHDLGVVAELAERVVVMYKGNIVEEGPVQQVFLHPQHPYTKGLLACRPPLDKRLSRLPVTRDFMETDAEGRIQEKAGAVAEVVNALVVSEAAQQARHAQLAAASPLLEVHGLQTWFPVKKSITGKVLEWYKAVDDVSFSVVSGETLGLVGESGCGKTTLGRSLLRLIEPTGGSIVYKGQDLRSLSSAGMRALRKDMQLIFQDPYASLNPRKSVGAAILEPMQVHGLYGDERLQREKVMELLEKVNLLPEHFNRYPHEFSGGQRQRVVIARALAVDPSFIICDESVAALDVSVQAQVLNLLIRLREEFGFSCIFISHDLSVVRFISDRMMVMQKGKIVEMGPADEVYNHPQHPYTQQLISAIPKGI
- the queA gene encoding tRNA preQ1(34) S-adenosylmethionine ribosyltransferase-isomerase QueA produces the protein MKLSQFKFDLPLNLIAQHPSKTRDESRLMVVNRVTGKIEHKVFKDILGYFNDKDVMIVNNTKVFPARLYGRKEKTGAKIEVFLLRELNKQNRLWDVIVDPARKIRVGNKLYFGDDESLVAEVIDNTTSRGRTIRFLFEGNDDEFKQVLDTLGETPLPKYIKRKPEEEDKERYQTVYAKYEGAVAAPTAGLHFSRELIKRLEIKGVKFAEVTLHTGLGTFRPIEVEDLSKHKMDAEYFLIDEHAVKVVNKAKEENRRICAIGTTSVRAVESSVTAQNLLKAAEGWTNTFIHPPYDFAIPNALVTNFHLPKTSLLIMTCAFAGYDLIMEAYQQAIKEKYRFFSYGDAMLII